A single region of the Chrysoperla carnea chromosome 5, inChrCarn1.1, whole genome shotgun sequence genome encodes:
- the LOC123299556 gene encoding short-chain specific acyl-CoA dehydrogenase, mitochondrial, whose translation MLQKTCRDFADNELKPIAAKLDREHLFPAEQIKKMGELGLMAIDVPEEYGGTGLDYLAYAIAMEEISRGCASAGVIMSVNNSLYLTPIMKFGNDKQKKEFGEPFTNGQKIGCFALSEPGNGSDAGAASTMAAKDGDSYILNGTKAWITNGYESEATIVFATTDKSKKHKGITAFLVNKPTKGLSLGKKEDKLGIRASSTCSLIFEDCRVPAENILGEPGFGFKIAMQTLDAGRIGIASQALGIAQASLDCGIEYSSKRLAFGKPIMKLQAIQHKLADMALRLDSARLLTWRAAWLKDNKLPFTKEAAMAKLAASEAATFCSHQCIQILGGMGYVADMPAERHYRDARITEIYEGTSEIQKLVIAGSLIKEYGLN comes from the exons ATGTTACAAAAGACATGTAGAGATTTTGCTGATAATGAATTGAAACCAATTGCTGCAAAATTAGATCGTGAACACTTATTTCCAGccgaacaaattaaaaaaatgggtgAATTAGGTTTAATGGCAATCGATGTTCCTGAGGAATATGGAGGGACTGGTTTAGATTATCTAGCATATGCTATTGCTATGGAAGAAATATCTAGAGGATGTGCAAGTGCTGGAGTTATTATGTCTGTAAATAATTCGTTATATTTAACACCGATTATGAAATTCGGAAATGACAAACAAAAGAAAGAATTTGGTGAACCATTTACGAATGGCCAAAAAATTGGATGTTTTGCATTGTCCGAGCCTGGAAATGG ATCCGATGCAGGAGCAGCATCAACTATGGCGGCCAAAGACGGTGATTCCTACATTTTAAATGGTACTAAAGCATGGATTACAAACGGTTACGAAAGTGAAGCAACAATAGTATTTGCAACGACagataaatcaaaaaaacataaaggAATTACGgcatttttggtaaataaacCAACAAAAGGTTTAAGTCTTGgtaaaaaagaagataaattaGGTATTCGAGCGTCATCAACATGCTCATTAATTTTCGAAGATTGTCGTGTACCcgctgaaaatattttaggcgAACCTGGTTTCGGTTTTAAAATCGCTATGCAAACATTGGACGCTGGACGTATTGGTATTGCGTCACAAGCTTTAGGCATTGCTCAAGCTTCTTTAGATTGTGGCATTGAATACTCAAGTAAACGATTAGCTTTCGGTAAACCAATTATGAAATTACAAGCAATTCAACATAAATTAGCTGATATGGCATTACGATTAGATTCAGCACGATTATTAACATGGCGTGCAGCTTggttaaaagataataaattaccATTTACAAAGGAAGCTGCTATGGCTAAATTAGCTGCTAGTGAAGCAGCTACATTTTGTAGTCATCAATGTATTCAAATACTTGGTGGTATGGGATATGTTGCCGATATGCCAGCTGAAAGGCATTATAGAGATGCTCGTATTACGGAAATTTATGAGGGTACTtctgaaattcaaaaattagttATTGCTGGATCTTTAATTAAGGAATATGGTcttaattaa